Genomic DNA from Dysidea avara chromosome 10, odDysAvar1.4, whole genome shotgun sequence:
TCATGAAGAATTACGATTACTAATGTTTTTTGTTTAAATCTTACACGGACTTGCTGAACTAAAATGCCAAATTATATTACACCTACTACACTTGGAAATAGTATCAAATTTGTCCGGCCATCAGCTCAAGTTGATCCTTATTAATTCAATTTCTTCCCCCAATCAATTCACTTGTGAAACAAGTTACAAATTGACAGTAtcattaccaagagttaataataatggAGGATTGTTATTTCTTGCTATTACCTTCAGTGACTTCAGATCTCTAATTATGTTTTAGATATTGTACTATACTCATATATTTTGAGTTTTACAATTaacaaatataaataaataaatagcatGTATGTGTACAGTACACACTGAATGTAAAAATGTCAACATTGAAAGAGGGTTTGAAAGGCATACGAATGCATTTGGATATGTATATACTACAATCAGCTTTCTAGTCTAGAAAGTGATTAGGGTCTAACTCAGTAACTCTAGAACTACAAAGATTTAAAATAGCATCAACTGTCCAATAATTTAGTCATACCACAATATCAAGTTGACAATACCGTACCATTTATGAAATATCGAAAACTGCTCAGCACTACTTCAGTCAGGTTACCGTACACATGGCAGTTCAGTAAGGTTGTGTTCTGTTCATTAGGAGGTGGTAAGCCAGGACCCAGCATATGTAATGAGAAGATACGAGAGTGGCAAGTATGCCATTGATGAAGAAGTACGCTCCATCTACTGGCAGGTGTGTGACTGTTAATGGATTATGTGTTAACGTGTTGTGTGCATATATTGTTAGGCAGTGATTTTGCTGCAAAGGGTGAGtcattatgtgtgtgtgcttaAAGCACAACAGCTCATGCTCATTTTTCCTACAAATTTGTGAGAGGATGTATGGTGGCAACTGAGATTTCTTTAAACTTTATATGTTTGTGGCATACCAAAACTGAGGCATTGCCCCTGAAAGGAAACTATAATATTTGTGTGTAAAATGCATTGATCCTAaacatagctaaagtgtacTTCTGACCTCATTATTGAGGCTTCTCTATACATTTGTGCAGTACACTGACTTCTCTATGTGTGACAAAAGACAAACTCTCCATTTAAACTCTGTTACTGCTAGAATGTGTAGTGTTTGGTGTCTTGTTAATTAGAGACAGAAAGAGCTCAGAGATATGGACACTGTTCAAGGTAAACTATGCCGTCATGAGGTTGTGTAGTGTTTACCATGTGTTTGTTTGGGACAGAGTCTGAACTGGGATCCAAAGAAAACCCAATGACTGTATCAGTCATTCCAAAGAAACgtaagtttgtgtgtgtgttgtgtgtgtgtgtgcagagAGGAAGtgtatgtatactgtagctTAGTATGCATtctcacgcacacacacagagagagaCACACACGCGCACCCACACACAGTGACCATAACACTTATACCATTTGCACAGTTTATTCCTTCCATCAACACTGTTCACTCTATTAGATGGAGTCATATCAGAGATGTGGAGTTTGTTCAGAACGTTAGGAGTTATTTTGGTGCTGTTGGGTTTGTTCTCATCATCCATGGTGGCTAAGATCAGAAGTGGAGGTGAGTGCAGTAAAGGTGCACCGATGTGACGTTTAGCTGATATTCTCATAActgatataaaataatattatcaagctgATAAACAAAGTCGATCTGATCTAACAGCATAGCAAAAATTTGTACTCTAAATTCAGTTATAAAGTGACAGTGTGGGACTTGATTCAACGGTTGACATTAGGCATTAGAGCTCAGGTGCCCATAAAGGtgtttatgtatatctgtatctgctgcttgcTTACCAACCTGGTACTGATATGTAATATAGCCAATAACCAATAGCTGATCTGATTATTGGTACATGTCTAGAGTGTAGTACATAgctgtgtgcatatgtgtggtGCATTTTTCCTATTTTCACAATGCTGTTCATTCACTTTTCTCTTCCATAGCTAGCCAAATGGTAGGAGACTTTCAGCCAAATGTTGGAGAGAAAACTTATACATTTGAAGATGTCCAAGGAGTAAGTGCGTGTGCGTGcccgcatgtgtgtgtgtgtctgtgcatATAGAGTGtgttttcatgtgtgcatagctaTAGAAGGTGGCATTTTCTACAATGCAGTTTTCCAGATACTGCATAAAATCATAACTTATGAATGCCTGACCACATAGATGTCACAGTCATCTGTTGTGTTGTTTCATGCTGAAAGAGCCTGTGACTCCTACTCTGTAGCTGGAAAATTTAAAGTTCTTTTGTCATATTCACAAATGTCATGTATCACTTTTCTTATACAAAGCCACTTGTTGTGTTTGGGTGGTTAAAAGAAGGCTTGTGAGGGTTGTGGGTGTGTGATTTTAAGATCACAAGATGTATGACCAACCTCTTCTGGGGGCTGTAATGAGTTTTGAGTTTATGCACGTGTGTGAGGTTCAAATTGCTGTGAAATTGAGACTTGACCTTGAAATCCTCAGTGTTTTGATTTTACTGTCTTGACAGTGCCCCAGGAGGCATGCGCACAAATATAAAGGGAATGTCACTAAGGCCTCATAGATTATGAAATCACACACCGGGGATTACGACTTCAACTTTTTTTGGAAAAAAaaaaatactgtacatatgaaCCCATTTAGCCCACTATAaggtattttattatttttaaaatcatttggAACTACCTCATGAATATGATTCATGACTGGATTAGCTTACCAATGGAAGTGGGAGCTAATGGTGCTACAATGTTATTCACTGATTGGTTAATCAGTTTGAGTGCTCATTACCTGCATGTCATCATTTTGTGGCCAATTTGAACACAGTAAGTTTTTATACAATAGGAAGTGTGTCTCTGTTCATGAAGTATAGAGCCAAGTCCTGCTTTGTCTCTTTACAAGCTTTCTAGCTGAAAATCAAGGGAATGGCTTAATCACAAAGTGATTTCAATAATAGTACCAGGATCCTAAAAGTGCTACAAGGTGCCCTGTGATGTTTAGAAATGCATTCAAATGTTTGTCTGACACTTTTATGCTTTGATTTCTTTCCCTTAACATTTACATTATTTGAGCAGTACACACAAGTAGTACTCACTGTAGTATTTTATCCAGTACAAGAATATTGTTTGCAATGCTTTTGCTGAAATATTCTCTTTTGCCTGAAATCTCCCTTATCAGACTTACCTACTGTACAATATGGTGCCAGACCTTCTTTTTGTCTTTATTATGGAGGATTTTTGCCTTAATTTTGAGTGCTTGTTGAGATGTGCATGTCATGTTCTGTCATGTAGGTTGATGAAGCTAAGGATGAACTACGTGAAGTAGTTGAATTCCTTAAGAACCCGGAGAGGTTTCAGAAACTTGGTGCCAGACTGCCCCGAGGTATGTATGATACTTTTGTATCACCTGACCCCATGTGATCCATGGCCAGGCATCCTGCTTGTGGGCCCACCTGGTACAGGCAAGACCTTGCTGGCAAAGGCAATCTCTGGGGAGGCTGAGGTGCCTTTCTACTTTTGCTCAGGCTCAGAATTTGATGAGATGTTTGTGGGAGTAGGGGCATCAAGAATGAGACAACTATTTGGTAATCTTGATATATAGAGTATCGTGCATACATACTACATGCACAAGTGCGCGCGCGCTCACACAGCACACACTTAACACACTACATtagacactacacacatgtacatttctTCCTCACTCCAGCTAGATTGGGCACAATAGGTACAGTATATGCCAATTTGCGCACTAGAACTTACAGGTGTAGGATTACTATTCGAAAACTTACTACTATACCTGACAAGGCCTCAATGTGATTAGTGTCATAACCTATAAGTGCAGCCTCAAACATGGAGTCCAGTTACAACTGTAAACAAATCTTCACTCGTAATACGATTTAATTTCTGTCTTTTCTGTCTGATTCGTGTTTACgtattaaatgtttttgtagTGAGGTTGTTATTTCCTAGAATTTAGTGTAATGTGATGTAGTATCCCTGTAATTTCAGGACAGTGGTGTTTGCTTCACCTGAGCTCTTGTTTGAGTTGATCTATGTGATATATAAGATATCTATTATGCATTACTCATGTACTCACTCTTCTCTGCTGTGCTCACGAACTAATTGTAACTCCTACAACAACAGCATGTGTTCTTGGAATAGTAACAAAGCTCACCAAGTAAGAGGCTTGGCAAACCCGCACAAGTTGGTGTGTACAAAGTGATGCCATCAGGTGATATCGTCGACTTAGCACACAAACCAGTCCATACTGTATAGCCAGTCCATACTGTATAGCCATTTCCCAGAGGTCAGTTAAGTTAATCATAACACTAACccttacacatgcacacacacacacacacacacacacacacacacacacacacacacacacacacacacacacacacacacacacacacacacacacacacacacacacacacacacacacacacacacacacacacacacacacacacacacacacacacacacagagaggcTGAAGAACCACTATTTGAATTACCTATAAAAACTGCCTATCTTTGGTGCTGGGTAACCCAATTTTAATTCAGGCGAGACAACCCTCCAGGAGGGTACAGTATAGGCTCTGTACAAAATAGCTAGTCTAGGTGCTGTTCAGTAGCTCCATCACAAGGATCCCTAGACCTGCCTGATCTCCAGTACACATGATCACGGACAGGAATGCTGCCAATAGCCTCACTACCAGCACAAACATGTGTGCATAGACACTACACACATCACATGTAATACTACTTCTGTTCATTTACAGAGAAGGCTCGTAAAAACAAACCTTGTGTGTTGTTCATTGATGAGCTAGATGCAGTGGGTGGGGCTCGTATTGCATCATCATTACACCCCTACTCCAGGATGACCCTCAACCAGTTGCTGGTGGAGATGGATGGGtcagtctgtctgtctgtctgtgatATGTGTGTGGACAATTTTCCTTTGTGTGGCCTTATTGTTATCAATAGGTTGTTCAGCAAATCGTCTCTCAGACATAGTTATTTATTGTATGCTCATTATTCAGTTATTTAGTTAGGAAGTGTCTTAGCATACTCTGTACTTTTGTGGATATGTTCTATTGTCCTATATGGTTATATCATGTAGTAGATTTAGCAAACTATTTACCCAAATTCCATAGTATTTGTTTTGTATTGGTTTGTGTGTGGCATGATCCACTCACTACATTTCCCATATTGTTTCACTAGATTTATCATATGATGAAACCCTGTATAAAGAAGGTCACTTGAACCAGTCAACTGTATATAGCTAACCTGATGATGTACTTTGTGTACAGAGACCTGTCTAATGCAGCCACTTgtttaataaggtcactgtgtgATATAATCACTTGTCTAAAATCAATTGAATAGCCTCTATTTTGTTGTATTTACAAAGAGACCTATTTGCCTCTTGCTTCAGGAAGGGCACATTTTACTATGAGTATGGTTACATATCCACAGGTTCAAGGAGCTAGATGGAATTATTATCATTGGTGCAACCAACTTTCCGGAATCCCTAGACAAGTAAGCATTCTCTTCAGCACACTACCCCTCTATCTTCCCATCATTCTCCAGGGCATTAATTAGAGCAGGGAGATTTGACACGCGTATTAATACCACGTTACCAGATGTCAGAGCCCGACATAAGATCCTACAAGTCCATGCAGCAAAGGTGAAATTACATCTAGGTAAAGAAAACAGTGTTTATATTGTGTAAACTTGTTTATATTGtgtaaacttgtttacatattGCCTAGcttgttgtgtaaatattacaCATTAAAACAGTGATACATGTCTATTCTGGCTACCTTTATACCAGACTTTCCTGACTTTATTTTTACATACAAACAAATGGTTACTCAATTCTCATTCTTAGCAACCATAATGAAGTTAGAGACTGTTGTAGTATAGCAATCTTATTTACTTCATCCATTACATGTTTCAGAGATGGATCTGGAGACAGTAGCAAGAACGACAACCGGGTTTAGTGGTAAGGTTGTGTGTGACATCATATTACATCATGATGGTGTTGTGTGTGGCTTATTCAGGGGCTGACCTTGCTAATTTGGTTAATCAGGCTGCCCTGCGAGGCTCTGCTGATGGAAAAGATGCAGTCACTATGAAAGATTTTGACTGGGCCAGGGATAAAATCATTATGGGTAAGTCCACTTCCTGGTAACAAGGAAATACCCCGGGGGCTGCCAGGAACAACAAAATGACATAGTGTCTTGTTTATTGTGAGGTCATAAATTACAAGTCATAATGGAGTGCTAGGGATTTTGTGTGTTTAAATGGAGTCATTTGACATTGGGCACTCTGTAAACTATTGGTGAAACATCTCTCTGTAGTAGAGGTGGACCGATTTTTAGTTGTTGTGCAGTATGTTTTTATAACTGAACCACTAAGTATTTAACATTTAGTAATACCGCATACCAAGAATACCGAGAGAATAACTGGAAATTACCGGTTTTCAAATTATTTAAACAGTATTATGGCAGAATTTGTTAGCAAGAGTGGAGCAAAGAGCGTAGCATGGGACTACTAGAAAGGTACTAATGGGAGACCAGTCAAATATGGGAGTGCTATTATCACCTTGTCTAAAAATTTTACCTCCAATTTGTTTTCCCACTTGAAGAGTAAGCATTGCGTAGTCTACAATGAGGTTATTGATGCAATGGGAGCTTATACATATTTAGTAGGTATTTAGTAACACCACAATATTTATAATTAATTTACCGTGGTATGATATTGATCAATACTGCCCACCCCTACTCTGTAATGGGGGCCACAGATTTTCATCAATTAGGATATGTGGCTAGGCCTAGTGGGGACAAAATCCTTGCCCTTAATGTGGCAGTTATTCCTATTTAATAAGTCCCCTGTATAAATATAAGTTTGGAATGAGGTTTTGCCGTATTATTTGAGAATACCTGGTATatttatataaagctgaaaagctgtctgacTGTCTACAATTCTGATGGCGTCCAACAATTTTATCGCCAGCTGATGCATGTAGCAAAATGGTTTTTGTGTCAAGCAAAGtgctcatcatctaagaattatATCGTTTCTAAACTAAGCTTTTACTGCTGTCGTTTGTCCTCTTGAAGGCATTGGTGTAGAagaaaacttgagctacattcctgttaaAACTACAGACAAACAGCCATAGTGTTAGGGCTTAAAACTGCTAACCCAAAGGTCCAGGGTTTGATTCCTACCCACGACAACTGttttcttctcagtgccacATTTTTGTGACATGTTTTTTCATGTGTCAGATATTGACAGCATTTACTCAGCAATTTGTGCACATATCGACATAATTCATGAGCAAAATGAAATGCTAATCATCTGGCTACCtcacaaagtttattgcaagcttctacaTGCTTTCCTTCGTCAGCTATAGCACGctgaaggccatgatgtagagaaaactaTCTCTGCATTCCATTGCAATCCACAGGACAAACAGTTCAGCTGGTATAGCACCTCTCTGAAGTTGTTGCGGTTTGTATAGGATGTGACTTTGAATCCCACTGGTGGTGTAATTTTTTTTCGTTTTATGTACTATTTTGTGTGCACTTTTTCTTGTTTGCTCATAGTAAGTTCATAACAGCTTCACAGCATATAGACTGTTGAaaaagtatacagtagcacatttgataggtatagTGCAGGCATGGACAGCCTTTGGGTGCATGTTTGTTAGTCCCATGTGTTCTATTTGAAAACACTTTCTTGGTGTTTTTGTACTTACAAAATCATTACACTGTAATACTGCAACTAGGGCAATATATTCCTACAGGTGTACCAGTCCAGTATCATAGTGAGACATTCGGTTAATGCTCAAACTTTACTGACAAAGATAAGCTGGCATATCCATAATGTTAATTGTCTTAGTTAAGCtgtatgtatactgtagtaCTGGTATTCAGTATATAAGGCTCAAGTACATACCAAATGAACAGTAATTAGAATTTTAGTTAATGTggaaatggtcctgcacatagggcatataccaatgctagtactttaataaagcagtaaaatactctaatagaacagtcagttaatATGAATTAGAGCTGGGTGGTATGAAATTAGTACGGTATTATATAAAATATCACAGTACAATACATACCACGGTATGGATTATATTTTTGAAATAAAGTAATATTAAGTGAAACTTTCTTATGGAAAGGGTGATAGAAAGTTGATGAAACATGCTAAAATGCCTTTAGTGCAATTAGAAGGTTATCTTTTACATTGGCAAAGTATCTTCACATTGGTAACAGCGGGAAATAACAGGATGATGCTATCAATCAGTTGCCATCTAACTCTAGACGGTATGGCGGTATTTTCTAAATTCATCCAGTACGGTAACGGTATCATTAAAATACCTTCTCCTACGGTATGTACCGGTATATCGCCTAGCTCTAGCCCTTATAAACCATGTTTAAATTCCTACATACATTTCTCCAGTGATTGGCTGTCCACAATTCAGTAGTGTTCTTTGGAGGGTACTGCTGTACTTACATTACAGCAATAGCTAGCTCTGTAGTGTAGCAGGTGTTGTGAGTAAGGGAAAATAAGGGTACCGAGACAGTTGTTAGCGATAGGTCAAGTGAAGATTGGGGGTTGTTACTAGTGTTATTGAAAACTATAGGTCAATAGATTTTAAAGGAAAGTTGACCAGTACATTTTTTGTTGTACAGGTCATAGTTTTGTACTTACCTACAGTCGGGAGACTCCCCATGTAATACTGCTCAGTACATGTCAACAATTTATCTGTACATTGGCCAT
This window encodes:
- the LOC136236150 gene encoding ATP-dependent zinc metalloprotease YME1L1-like, producing the protein MDTVQESELGSKENPMTVSVIPKKHGVISEMWSLFRTLGVILVLLGLFSSSMVAKIRSGASQMVGDFQPNVGEKTYTFEDVQGVDEAKDELREVVEFLKNPERFQKLGARLPRGILLVGPPGTGKTLLAKAISGEAEVPFYFCSGSEFDEMFVGVGASRMRQLFEKARKNKPCVLFIDELDAVGGARIASSLHPYSRMTLNQLLVEMDGFKELDGIIIIGATNFPESLDKALIRAGRFDTRINTTLPDVRARHKILQVHAAKVKLHLEMDLETVARTTTGFSGADLANLVNQAALRGSADGKDAVTMKDFDWARDKIIMGAERKNAVIAEENRRLVAYHEAGHAVVALWTPGAMKVYKATIVPRGSALGMVAQLPEKDELHWSRKQLLARMDVAMGGRVAEEMVFGAENVTSGASSDVEVASRLARTMITRYAMSDVVGPVAPMEDEKTSPEMSNLIEQEVKRFTKEAYERAKHVLQTHTVEHKRLAEALLKYETLDLEEIKLVVQGKPLDRSL